A stretch of Vicia villosa cultivar HV-30 ecotype Madison, WI unplaced genomic scaffold, Vvil1.0 ctg.000045F_1_1_3, whole genome shotgun sequence DNA encodes these proteins:
- the LOC131622974 gene encoding U3 small nucleolar RNA-associated protein 18 homolog has product MSLISQNALSKIETKRQEDIKEKEVEDGQESDVEAAEVKKRKRDGKAEQLELEQVKEMKKLENFLFGSLYSPLEFGKGGDAEVEAESAAKASDLFFTDRSADSVVSVYQEDVDLSDEEDGGALKRKPVWVDEEEEKVTVNIAKVNRLRKLRKEEDEALISGSEYVSRLRAQHVKLNRGTDWAQLDAGEKMDGSSDDELTDDDNKAAVVSQGYEDMDDILRTNEDLVVKSSSRLLPGHIEYSRLVDANIQDPSSGPINSVQFHRNGQLLLAAGLDRKLRFFQIDGKRNTKIQSIFLEDCPVRKASFLPDGSQVILSGRRKFFYSLDLVKARVDKIGPLLGREEKSLEVFEVSPDSKTIAFVGDEGYILLVSTKSKQLIGTLKMNGTVRTLAFTEDGQKLLSSGGDGHVYHWDLRTRTCIHKGVDEGCINSTALCTNPGGTHFAAGSDSGVVNIYNREEFLGGKRKPIKAIDNLNTAVDFMRFNHDSQILAICSGMKKSSLKLIHVPSYTVFSNWPPPNANLHYPRCLDFSPGGGFMAVGNASGKVLLYKLHHYQHA; this is encoded by the coding sequence ATGAGTTTAATATCTCAAAATGCTCTCTCTAAAATAGAGACCAAGAGGCAGGAGGACATTAAAGAAAAGGAGGTTGAAGATGGGCAAGAGTCTGATGTGGAGGCTGCGGAAGTGAAAAAGAGGAAGCGAGATGGCAAGGCAGAACAGTTGGAATTAGAACAAGTGAAAGAAATGAAAAAGCTGGAAAACTTTTTGTTCGGGTCTCTCTATTCCCCTCTTGAATTTGGAAAGGGTGGTGATGCTGAAGTGGAAGCTGAGTCTGCTGCAAAGGCTTCTGATTTGTTCTTCACCGACCGTTCTGCAGATAGTGTTGTATCTGTTTACCAGGAGGATGTTGACTTGTCAGATGAAGAAGATGGCGGTgctttgaaaagaaaacctgtgTGGGTCGATGAGGAAGAAGAAAAAGTCACTGTTAACATAGCCAAAGTTAATAGATTAAGGAAGCTGAGAAAGGAAGAGGACGAGGCTTTGATATCTGGTTCAGAGTATGTGTCAAGATTGAGGGCTCAACACGTAAAGCTCAATCGAGGAACTGACTGGGCGCAACTCGATGCAGGGGAGAAAATGGATGGATCTTCTGATGACGAGTTAACAGATGATGATAATAAAGCTGCTGTTGTGAGCCAAGGTTATGAAGACATGGATGATATTCTGAGAACAAATGAAGACCTGGTTGTGAAGAGCAGCTCAAGATTGTTGCCAGGTCATATTGAATACTCAAGACTTGTAGATGCAAATATACAAGATCCTTCTAGTGGTCCTATAAATTCGGTTCAGTTCCATCGAAATGGTCAGTTGCTTCTTGCTGCCGGATTAGACCGGAAGCTTAGGTTTTTTCAAATTGATGGAAAACGAAACACCAAAATTCAAAGCATATTCCTTGAAGATTGCCCCGTTAGAAAAGCATCTTTCTTGCCTGACGGGTCTCAGGTGATACTATCGGGAAGAAGGAAATTTTTTTACAGTCTTGATTTGGTTAAGGCTAGAGTCGACAAAATCGGTCCACTGCTGGGTAGGGAAGAGAAGAGTTTGGAAGTTTTTGAGGTCTCTCCTGATTCTAAAACAATAGCCTTTGTTGGTGACGAAGGTTATATTTTACTGGTCTCAACAAAATCAAAGCAATTAATCGGTACACTGAAGATGAATGGAACTGTCCGAACCTTAGCTTTCACCGAGGACGGACAAAAGTTGTTGAGCTCTGGTGGCGACGGCCATGTTTACCATTGGGATCTGAGAACAAGGACTTGCATACATAAAGGTGTCGATGAAGGCTGCATAAACAGCACAGCGCTTTGTACTAATCCAGGAGGGACACATTTTGCAGCTGGTTCAGACAGTGGAGTTGTGAACATTTACAACAGAGAGGAATTTCTCGGGGGAAAGAGAAAGCCTATCAAGGCCATTGACAATTTGAATACCGCAGTGGATTTCATGAGATTTAATCACGACTCTCAAATATTAGCTATCTGTTCCGGCATGAAGAAGAGCAGTTTGAAATTAATACATGTTCCATCCTATACTGTATTCTCTAACTGGCCACCACCAAATGCAAACCTACACTATCCCCGTTGTCTTGATTTTAGTCCAGGTGGAGGTTTTATGGCTGTCGGAAATGCTTCAGGTAAAGTGTTACTGTATAAGTTGCACCATTATCAGCATGCTTAA
- the LOC131622967 gene encoding F-box/kelch-repeat protein At3g23880-like: MDILTKKKQIHSRILLRPVFVPPELITEILSLLSVKNIQRFRCVSKSWNTFISDSIFTKMHIKLSSQNPHFILSIPEYPLTCVVSVLVNQLLESRSLTIASETCLSPRWGIYEVVGSCNGLLCVIFNSITNEKTKYKFCLWNPATRTISEKLGFFCDYESSLGPFKFSFGCDYLTGTYKIVALHTQRNEDGENHDDAWISKVRVFNLGDNRWRDIQSFSSAPLIWNKGVHLSGTINWLSIQGAYISLSDGERFRALIPDVKQLVIVSLDLSTETYKKFLLPKDFIEVPCLEPSLRVMMDCLCFSHDYNKIEFVVWQMKEFGDHQSWTQLFRIEYSNIQINNPPMEVDFFYVDYMKCEIPLLPLYISKDGNTLILAHDEIYAVIIYNQLDNTVKRTRISNEIDWFTAVDYVESLVSTDWKDEDDDEDEEDDEYEDELSDIDIGFGGWTIKV; encoded by the exons ATGGATATTCTTACAAAGAAGAAACAAATTCATTCTAGAATATTATTGCGTCCGGTGTTTGTTCCTCCTGAGCTTATCACGGAAATTCTCTCTCTCCTTAGTGTGAAAAACATCCAAAGATTCAGGTGCGTAAGCAAATCTTGGAACACTTTCATCTCTGATTCAATTTTTACCAAAATGCACATTAAGTTATCGTCTCAAAACCCTCATTTCATACTATCAATTCCTGAATACCCTCTGACTTGTGTGGTATCTGTACTCGTAAATCAATTACTCGAGAGTCGTTCACTAACTATTGCTAGTGAGACTTGCTTGAGTCCGAGATGGGGAATTTATGAAGTTGTTGGTTCATGCAATGGATTGCTATGTGTAATTTTCAATTCTATCACTAATGAAAAAACAAAGTACAAATTCTGTTTATGGAACCCAGCAACAAGGACAATATCTgaaaaattaggatttttttgCGACTACGAGTCTTCATTAGGCCCTTTCAAGTTTAGTTTTGGTTGTGATTATTTAACAGGAACATATAAGATAGTGGCACTTCATACCCAACGAAATGAAGACGGTGAGAACCATGACGATGCTTGGATAAGCAAGGTGAGAGTTTTTAATTTAGGTGACAATCGTTGGAGAGATATTCAAAGTTTTTCGTCGGCTCCTCTAATTTGGAATAAGGGTGTGCATTTGAGTGGAACTATTAATTGGTTGTCTATTCAGGGTGCTTACATATCCTTGTCTGATGGAGAAAGATTTAGAGCTTTAATTCCAGATGTTAAACAATTGGTGATTGTTTCACTTGATCTTTCGACAGAAACATACAAAAAGTTTTTGCTTCCTAAGGATTTTATTGAGGTCCCGTGCCTTGAGCCATCTCTTCGGGTTATGATGGACTGCCTTTGTTTTTCACACGATTATAATAAAATTGAGTTTGTTGTATGGCAAATGAAGGAGTTTGGAGACCATCAGTCTTGGACTCAACTATTCAGAATTGAATATTCTAATATTCAAATCAATAACCCTCCCATGGAAGTTGACTTTTTTTATGTTGATTACATGAAATGCGAGATTCCATTATTGCCGCTATATATTTCGAAGGATGGAAATACACTAATATTGGCACATGATGAAATTTATGCAGTAATTATCTATAATCAACTAGATAATACTGTAAAGAGAACTAGAATTTCCAATGAAATAGACTGGTTCACGGCTGTCGATTATGTTGAAAGCTTGGTTTCAACTGATTGGAA agatgaagatgatgatgaagatgaagaagatgatgaatatgaaGATGAACTAAGTGACATTGATATTGGGTTTGGTGGATGGACTATCAAAGTATAG
- the LOC131622970 gene encoding probable glycosyltransferase At3g07620 has protein sequence MAYSFLPLRFRHLFIVVIFVATILLFQSYWKTFSILLDVPTFIANNVTILDHEFDSDEGRIFRSESFVVDNHEEEIHSFTPKRLRDENGIQSLEFESKNGLLKTTLSVLNNKSMTGSSTQTSKLAWPTSLTALNSRLIRSFNSSSMKPEWSSRRDRELLSAKLEIGNANAISNSPGLYAPLYRDVSKFSRSYELMERKLKVYIYREGEKPIFHQPKMRGIYASEGWFMKLMEGSKRFIVKDPKKAHLFYLPFSSQMLRANISNNKLMEQYLERYVNLIAGRYRFWNRTGGSDHFLVACHDWASRITMQPMKNCIRSLCNANAAKGFQIGKDTTLPVTYIHSVMNPLRKIAGKPPSERTILAFFAGGMHGYLRPILLKHWENKEPDMKIFGQMARDAEGKRIYMEYMNSSRYCICARGYEVHTPRIVEAIFSECVPVIISDNYVPPFFEVLEWEAFSVFVRESDVPSLRDILLSIPEEKYLALHFGVKKVQQHFLWHKIPVKFDLFHMILHSVWNNRLSQMRLK, from the exons ATGGCTTACTCTTTTCTACCCTTAAGATTTAGACATCTCTTTATTGTTGTTATCTTTGTTGCCACTATACTTCTTTTCCAATCTTACTGGAAAACATTCTCTATATTGTTGGATGTGCCTACATTCATTGCAAACAATGTTACTATATTGGATCATGAATTTGATTCTGATGAGGGAAGAATCTTCCGTAGTGAGAGTTTTGTAGTTGATAATCACGAAGAAGAAATTCACAGTTTCACTCCGAAAAGGTTGCGCGATGAAAATGGAATACAAAGTTTGGAATTTGAGTCTAAAAATGGGCTTTTGAAAACTACTTTGTCTGTATTGAATAATAAATCTATGACGGGTTCCTCGACACAGACAAGTAAGTTGGCGTGGCCGACTTCGTTAACAGCGTTGAATTCTCGGTTGATTCGGAGTTTTAATTCTTCTTCTATG AAGCCAGAGTGGTCTTCCCGACGTGACCGTGAACTCTTATCTGCAAAACTGGAGATTGGAAATGCAAATGCCATATCAAATTCTCCGGGACTTTATGCACCTCTTTACCGGGATGTTTCCAAATTTTCAAG GAGTTATGAGCTGATGGAGCGGAAGCTCAAAGTTTATATCTATAGAGAAGGAGAAAAACCGATATTTCATCAACCAAAGATGAGAGGAATTTATGCCTCAGAGGGATGGTTTATGAAATTGATGGAGGGAAGTAAAAGATTCATTGTAAAGGATCCTAAAAAAGCTCATTTATTTTACCTTCCATTCAGTTCGCAAATGCTAAGGGCTAATATTTCCAACAATAAGCTGATGGAGCAATACCTTGAAAGATATGTGAATTTAATTGCGGGAAGATATCGTTTTTGGAACAGAACTGGAGGATCAGACCATTTTCTCGTCGCCTGTCATGATTGG GCTTCGCGGATCACAATGCAACCAATGAAAAATTGTATTCGGTCTCTGTGCAATGCTAATGCTGCTAAAGGATTCCAAATAGGGAAGGACACTACTCTACCTGTTACGTACATTCATTCTGTGATGAATCCACTAAGAAAAATCGCTGGTAAACCTCCCTCAGAAAGGACTATACTAGCCTTTTTCGCAGGAGGCATGCACGGTTATCTCCGTCCGATCTTACTAAAACACTGGGAGAACAAAGAACCCGACATGAAAATTTTTGGTCAAATGGCACGTGACGCAGAAGGTAAAAGAATTTATATGGAGTACATGAATAGCAGCAGATATTGTATATGTGCTAGAGGTTATGAAGTTCACACACCAAGAATAGTCGAAGCGATATTTTCCGAGTGTGTGCCGGTTATCATATCAGATAATTATGTGCCTCCTTTCTTTGAGGTGTTGGAATGGGAAGCATTTTCGGTATTTGTTCGCGAAAGCGATGTCCCTAGTCTTCGAGACATACTTCTCTCAATTCCAGAAGAGAAGTACTTGGCATTGCATTTTGGAGTAAAGAAGGTTCAGCAACATTTTCTGTGGCACAAAATTCCTGTTAAGTTTGACTTATTTCATATGATTCTTCACTCTGTATGGAACAATAGACTTTCTCAAATGAGACTCAAGTAA
- the LOC131622969 gene encoding F-box/kelch-repeat protein At3g23880-like, with protein MDILTKKKQIQSRILLRPVFVPPDLITEILSLLSVKNIQRFRCVSKSWNTFISDSIFTKMHIKLSSQNPHFILSIPEYPLTCVVSVLVNQLLESRSLTIASETCLSPRWGIYEVVGSCNGLLCVIFNSITNEKTKYKFCLWNPATRTISEKLGFFCDYEPSLGPFKFSFGCDYLTGTYKIVALHTQRNEDGENHDDTWISKVRVFNLGDNLWRDIQSFSSAPLIWNKGVHLSGTINWLSIQGSYISLSDGERFRALIPDVKQLVIVSLDLSTETYRKFLLPQDFIEVPCLEPSLRVMMDCLCFSHDFNKIEFVIWQMKEFGDHQSWTQLFRIEYSNLQINNPPIEVDFFYVDYMKCEIPLLPLYISKDGNTLILAHDEIYAVIIYNQLDNTVKRTRISNEVDWFTAVDYVESLVSTDWKSGDGDRDEDDDEEDDEYEDELTDIDIGFGGWTIKV; from the exons ATGGATATTCTTACGAAGAAGAAACAAATTCAATCCAGAATATTATTGCGTCCGGTGTTTGTTCCTCCTGATCTTATCACGGAAATTCTCTCTCTCCTTAGTGTGAAAAACATCCAAAGATTCAGGTGCGTAAGCAAATCTTGGAACACTTTCATCTCTGATTCAATTTTTACCAAAATGCACATTAAGTTATCGTCTCAAAACCCTCATTTCATACTATCAATTCCTGAATATCCTCTAACTTGTGTGGTATCGGTACTCGTAAATCAATTACTCGAGAGTCGTTCACTAACTATTGCTAGTGAGACTTGCTTGAGTCCGAGATGGGGAATTTATGAAGTTGTTGGTTCATGCAATGGATTGCTATGTGTAATTTTCAATTCTATCACTAATGAAAAAACGAAGTACAAATTCTGTTTATGGAACCCAGCAACAAGGACAATATCTgaaaaattaggatttttttgCGACTACGAGCCTTCATTAGGCCCTTTCAAGTTTAGTTTTGGTTGCGATTATTTAACAGGAACATATAAGATAGTGGCACTTCATACCCAACGAAATGAAGACGGTGAGAACCATGACGATACTTGGATAAGCAAGGTGAGAGTTTTTAATTTAGGTGACAATTTGTGGAGAGATATTCAAAGTTTTTCGTCGGCTCCTCTAATTTGGAATAAGGGTGTGCATTTGAGTGGAACTATTAATTGGTTGTCTATTCAGGGTTCTTACATATCCTTGTCTGATGGAGAAAGATTTAGAGCTTTAATTCCAGATGTTAAACAATTGGTGATTGTTTCACTTGATCTTTCGACAGAAACATACAGAAAGTTTTTGCTTCCTCAGGATTTTATTGAGGTCCCGTGCCTTGAGCCATCTCTTCGGGTTATGATGGACTGCCTTTGTTTTTCACACGATTTTAATAAAATTGAGTTTGTTATATGGCAAATGAAGGAGTTTGGAGACCATCAGTCTTGGACTCAACTATTCAGAATTGAATATTCTAATCTTCAAATCAATAACCCTCCCATTGAAGTTGACTTTTTTTATGTTGATTACATGAAATGCGAGATTCCATTATTGCCGCTATATATTTCGAAGGATGGAAATACACTAATATTGGCACATGATGAAATTTACGCAGTAATTATCTATAATCAACTAGATAATACTGTAAAGAGAACTAGAATTTCCAATGAAGTAGACTGGTTCACGGCTGTTGATTATGTTGAAAGCTTGGTTTCAACTGATTGGAA ATCTGGAGAtggggatagagatgaagatgatgatgaagaagatgatgaatatgaaGATGAACTAACTGACATTGATATTGGGTTTGGTGGATGGACTATCAAAGTATAG
- the LOC131622976 gene encoding sugar transport protein 14-like, with product MAGGGFTDGGTLKRAHLYEHKITSYLIFSCIIGALGGSLFGYDLGVSGGVTSMDDFLVEFFPHVYERKHAELQETDYCKYDDQILTLFTSSLYFAALVSTFGASSLTKNKGRKASILVGSVSFFIGAVLNAGAKNISMLIVGRVLLGIGIGFGNQAVPLYLSEMAPAKIRGAVNQLFQLTTCLGILIANLVNYATEKLHPWGWRLSLGLATVPATFMFVGGCFCPETPNSLVEQGRIDEGRLVLEKIRGTRNVDAEFDDLLEASREAKSIKNPFQNLLLRKNRPQFIIGALCIPAFQQLTGNNSILFYAPVIFQTIGFGSGASLYSSVITSVALVLATLISMAFVDKFGRRAFFLEAGVEMVICMLATAIVLAVSFGKGKTLSFEVAIFLVIEIFLFVLAYGRSWGPLGWLVPSELFPLEIRSAAQSVVVCVNMIFTAIVAQFFLVSLCHLKYGIFLLFAALITLMSCFVYYFLPETKQVPIEEIYLLFERHWFWKKIVKDEGSTSGTSV from the exons ATGGCTGGTGGAGGATTCACAGATGGTGGAACCCTCAAGAGGGCTCATCTTTATGAGCATAAGATTACTTCATATCTCATATTTTCTTGCATCATTGGAGCTCTTGGTGGCTCTCTATTTGGCTATGATTTAGGTGTTTCTG GAGGAGTTACCTCTATGGACGATTTCCTCGTAGAATTCTTCCCTCATGTGTATGAGAGGAAGCATGCAGAACTTCAAGAAACAGATTATTGTAAATATGATGATCAAATATTGACACTATTTACTTCATCTCTCTACTTTGCTGCTCTTGTGTCAACATTTGGTGCTTCAAGTCTAACAAAAAACAAAGGCAGAAAAGCAAGTATCTTAGTTGGTTCTGTAAGTTTCTTTATAGGAGCTGTTCTCAATGCAGGTGCTAAGAATATTTCAATGTTGATCGTTGGACGTGTCCTTCTCGGAATCGGTATTGGATTTGGAAATCAA GCTGTTCCCCTATATCTATCAGAAATGGCACCTGCAAAAATTAGAGGAGCAGTGAACCAACTCTTCCAATTAACAACATGCTTAGGAATTTTGATTGCTAACCTTGTGAATTATGCTACTGAGAAACTTCATCCTTGGGGATGGAGATTATCCCTAGGTTTAGCAACCGTTCCAGCAACATTCATGTTCGTTGGAGGTTGCTTTTGTCCCGAAACACCAAACAGTCTTGTCGAACAAGGACGAATCGACGAGGGAAGATTAGTTTTAGAGAAGATCAGAGGAACTAgaaatgttgatgctgaatttgATGATCTTCTTGAGGCTAGCAGAGAAGCAAAATCTATTAAGAATCCGTTTCAGAATCTGCTTTTGAGAAAGAATAGACCTCAGTTCATAATTGGTGCATTGTGTATTCCAGCATTTCAACAGTTGACAGGAAACAACTCCATTCTGTTCTATGCTCCTGTCATTTTCCAAACAATAGGATTTGGATCTGGTGCATCTTTGTATTCATCTGTTATTACAAGTGTAGCACTTGTTCTTGCCACACTCATCTCAATGGCTTTTGTTGACAAGTTTGGTAGGAGAGCTTTCTTTTTGGAAGCTGGTGTTGAAATGGTGATATGCATG CTTGCTACAGCTATAGTTTTGGCTGTTTcatttggaaaaggaaaaacacTGTCATTTGAGGTTGCGATCTTTCTAGTTATCGAGATTTTCTTGTTTGTTCTGGCATACGGAAGATCTTGGGGTCCCTTAGGATGGTTAGTTCCTAGTGAGCTCTTTCCATTGGAGATAAGGTCAGCTGCACAGAGTGTTGTGGTGTGTGTCAACATGATCTTCACAGCCATTGTGGCACAGTTCTTCCTCGTGTCACTTTGTCACCTCAAATACGGAATCTTCTTGCTGTTTGCTGCATTGATTACCCTCATGAGCTGCTTTGTCTACTACTTTTTGCCAGAAACCAAACAAGTTCCAATTGAAGAGATTTATCTTCTGTTTGAGAGGCACTGGTTTTGGAAGAAAATAGTAAAAGATGAAGGCAGCACTTCTGGAACAAGTGTATAA